The DNA region TCCCTACGAGGAGAAAGAGAGGCAGCGATATGAAACGACCTACTCAAAGTTATACCATTTGGTTTTCCCAGCGAACAGGCAGCACGCTGCTGAGTGAGGCCTTAAGTTCTACGGGTGTCGCTGGTTATCCGAGCGAGTGGCTGCATCACCAGCATAAGAGCCCAGACACATTAAAGCGTGAAGATCTGCAGCAGATCTGGAGTCAGGGAACTACGTCAAACGGAGTTTTCGGAATCAAGATTAATTTTGAACAACGATGGATTGACGCATTCCGCAGTCTCTATAGTCTGCCAACAGCGTTATCGCGGGCTGAGGTATGGAGTACGGGCTTCCCTCATTGCACCAAGCATATTTACATGACACGTCGCAACAAAGTCAGATTGGCTGTGTCCTGGTGGAGGGCCATTGTCTCGGGTGAATGGCACCGCAAGCACGGTGACAACCCTCAGTTACAAGATATTGCAGATCAATATAACTTTGATGCGATTAAGCATCTGCTTGTGGAGAGTAACATGTGCGAAGCGGCAATTGAAGATTTCCTGTCTGAGTCAGGCATTGTGCCGCTGACGATTGTTTATGAGGATTTTATAGAAGATTACGAGGGAACCGTCATGAATGTGCTAGAGTTTTTGGATGTTCAATCTGACGGTGTAACTGTATCACCCCCGTCCTTTGACCCGATTGCAGACGAGATTTCCGAACAATGGGTGCAAAGATTTCGGGAAGAATGCCAGAGAGATTGGGAGAATGTAAGATGGTAAACACACTCGAAAAGATTCATTCATGGGTTGGAAATGTTGCATTTATTTTTATTATGTATGATTCATCTTAGTGAGGAACCAAAATGCGTTGAATGCAAAATGGAATAGAAATGTTATACGAAAGGGTGAGGGGCTATGCCCAAAATAGAGAAACGCTCCATGTCTTGGCTGCTGCAATATCTAAAACCCGTTAAAGGCCGATTGGCCTTGCTTGTGATGATGTTGCTAACCTCAACGGGCCTACAGCTTCTGAATCCACAGATTATCAAACGATTTATTGATACAGCCGCAAATGGGGGAGTCCTTGCTAACCTGATCCAGCTTGCCGGATTGTTTCTGGTTGTTGCTGTCGTAAATCAATTGATTACGGTATTCGTCAGTTATCTGGGGAATGATGTTGCCTGGCGGGCAACGAACCGATTACGGGGAGATCTCTTAAAGCATTGCCTGCGTCTGGATATGCGATTTCATAACGTGAAGACACCAGGAGAGATGATTGAACGAGTGGATGGTGATGTGACGAGTATTTCCAACTTCTTTGCCATGTTTATTGTG from Paenibacillus sp. JNUCC-31 includes:
- a CDS encoding Stf0 family sulfotransferase — encoded protein: MKRPTQSYTIWFSQRTGSTLLSEALSSTGVAGYPSEWLHHQHKSPDTLKREDLQQIWSQGTTSNGVFGIKINFEQRWIDAFRSLYSLPTALSRAEVWSTGFPHCTKHIYMTRRNKVRLAVSWWRAIVSGEWHRKHGDNPQLQDIADQYNFDAIKHLLVESNMCEAAIEDFLSESGIVPLTIVYEDFIEDYEGTVMNVLEFLDVQSDGVTVSPPSFDPIADEISEQWVQRFREECQRDWENVRW